A genomic segment from Pistricoccus aurantiacus encodes:
- a CDS encoding putative nucleotidyltransferase substrate binding domain-containing protein, whose product MVDVDLSQSPFNLLDEQGRERVRNGIDLAYFDQGETLLDAGQPGEFVFLVYKGEVAELDSSKQDSNARIGHYTAGDLFGAIAILNGTSRYRFKAEQESLCYLLPKALFQQLRDDYPAFAEFFQQRLAQKARQLTEQRTQSGVHMAGFMLARVEDCMRAPLLVAADTSIAGAAHTLNDSHADSLLVNAGQGFGMVTKTDLLNALVIQELPQQQPVVDIANFTLITARRDQYLFEALVAMTRHKVARVVVIENDAAVGVVELTDVLSYFSSRSHVVSLQIEQAASLEELIDASARTPELIQALMAQGVKLRFVMSLLAALNERIIAKAWHFTIDTRQQDNSCLIVMGSEGRGEQILKTDQDNGLILPNDAHWPGCAQAMNEFTEVLIRLGYPPCPGNIMVSNPDWTGDTSRWRKRVARWADTRDGDSLMNLAILLDAKAVAGDPRLLDEVKEGLFERCAKDDLLLSHFARAALHFSTPLTLFGSLKKPQHGIDIKKGGIFPIVHGVRALALKERITATSTLERLDQLAAGGHLEEGAAEDLGEALSLFTELRLKQQLERLEQPVAEKDDTNRVVVQQLSSLERDLLREALHIVKEFKQRLSQRFHLEY is encoded by the coding sequence ATGGTCGATGTCGATCTCTCGCAGTCCCCTTTCAACTTGCTCGACGAGCAAGGACGCGAACGGGTAAGAAACGGCATCGACCTGGCCTACTTCGATCAGGGGGAGACCCTGCTCGACGCCGGTCAGCCCGGCGAGTTCGTCTTTCTGGTTTACAAGGGCGAAGTCGCGGAGCTGGATTCCAGCAAGCAAGACAGCAATGCGCGTATCGGTCACTACACCGCCGGTGACCTGTTCGGCGCCATCGCTATTCTCAACGGCACGAGCCGTTACCGATTCAAGGCGGAGCAGGAAAGTCTGTGCTATCTGTTGCCCAAGGCGCTGTTTCAGCAGCTTCGTGATGACTATCCCGCCTTCGCGGAATTCTTCCAGCAGCGCCTGGCTCAGAAGGCCCGGCAGTTGACCGAGCAACGTACTCAAAGCGGTGTTCACATGGCGGGTTTCATGCTGGCGCGGGTCGAGGACTGCATGCGGGCTCCGCTGCTGGTCGCCGCGGACACCAGTATCGCGGGCGCGGCGCATACGCTCAACGACAGTCACGCGGATAGCCTGCTGGTGAACGCCGGTCAAGGCTTTGGCATGGTGACCAAGACGGATCTGCTCAACGCGCTGGTGATACAAGAGCTTCCTCAGCAACAGCCGGTCGTCGACATCGCGAATTTCACGCTGATCACCGCCCGGCGAGATCAATACCTGTTTGAAGCCTTGGTGGCAATGACCCGGCACAAGGTGGCTCGGGTAGTGGTGATCGAGAACGACGCAGCGGTGGGCGTGGTGGAGTTGACGGATGTGTTGAGCTATTTTTCCAGCCGCAGCCATGTGGTCAGCCTGCAGATCGAACAGGCCGCCAGCCTGGAGGAACTGATCGATGCCAGCGCCAGAACGCCGGAACTGATTCAGGCCCTGATGGCTCAGGGCGTCAAGCTGCGCTTTGTCATGAGTCTGCTGGCGGCGCTCAACGAGCGCATCATAGCCAAGGCCTGGCATTTCACCATCGATACGCGCCAGCAGGACAATAGCTGTCTGATCGTGATGGGGAGTGAAGGACGCGGTGAACAAATCCTCAAGACGGATCAGGATAACGGCCTGATCCTGCCGAACGATGCGCACTGGCCGGGTTGCGCTCAGGCCATGAACGAATTTACCGAGGTGCTGATACGTCTGGGGTACCCGCCTTGCCCCGGCAACATCATGGTATCCAATCCGGACTGGACCGGTGACACGTCACGCTGGCGAAAGCGAGTCGCGCGCTGGGCGGATACCCGGGACGGCGATAGTCTGATGAATCTGGCCATCCTGCTGGATGCCAAGGCGGTGGCGGGAGATCCGCGCTTGCTGGATGAAGTCAAGGAGGGGCTGTTCGAACGCTGTGCCAAGGACGATCTTTTGTTATCACATTTCGCGCGAGCGGCGCTGCACTTTTCCACGCCCTTGACCCTGTTCGGCTCCTTGAAGAAGCCTCAGCATGGCATCGATATCAAGAAGGGCGGTATTTTCCCCATCGTGCATGGGGTGCGTGCCCTGGCCCTGAAAGAGCGTATCACCGCGACTTCCACCCTCGAGCGCCTGGATCAACTGGCGGCGGGCGGTCATCTCGAGGAAGGCGCCGCCGAGGATCTGGGCGAGGCGCTGTCTCTGTTCACCGAGCTGCGGCTAAAGCAGCAACTGGAGCGGCTGGAACAACCCGTGGCCGAAAAAGACGATACCAATCGGGTGGTGGTGCAGCAGTTGTCTTCCCTGGAGCGTGATCTGCTGCGGGAAGCCTTGCACATCGTCAAGGAGTTCAAGCAGCGCCTGTCCCAGCGCTTTCACCTGGAATATTGA
- a CDS encoding exonuclease domain-containing protein, translating to MFKTWRRIVDRRRQSDGYYGWLFNPYTGNELVAIDCETTGPDPRSAELVAIGAIKLRDARLLVSDALELRLTPPASLAGNSIRFHGLRRIDLENGIERRDALQHFLEFVGNRPLVSWGIDFDLMILNRYLRAEFDFELPNARLDVAKRYAQRQRCAYSPPEPAPCFKAACRSLDIPLIQRSPLGNAMGAGLLHLRLAREDRSPSLARLAAPTHKVSSKEFLS from the coding sequence GTGTTCAAGACATGGCGGCGAATCGTCGATCGACGGCGCCAGTCGGACGGCTATTATGGGTGGCTGTTCAACCCTTATACTGGCAATGAGCTGGTGGCCATCGATTGTGAAACCACCGGCCCTGACCCGCGCAGTGCGGAGTTGGTGGCGATCGGCGCGATCAAGCTGCGGGACGCACGGCTGCTGGTCAGCGATGCTCTGGAGCTGCGCTTGACGCCTCCGGCAAGTCTGGCGGGAAATTCAATCCGTTTTCACGGCTTGCGTCGCATCGATCTGGAAAATGGAATAGAACGACGCGATGCCTTGCAGCACTTTCTGGAGTTCGTCGGCAATCGCCCGCTGGTGAGTTGGGGCATCGATTTCGATCTGATGATACTCAACCGCTATCTGCGCGCGGAATTCGATTTCGAGCTGCCCAATGCTCGACTCGATGTGGCAAAGCGTTACGCTCAGCGCCAGCGTTGCGCCTATTCTCCGCCGGAACCTGCCCCGTGTTTCAAAGCCGCCTGCCGGTCCCTCGATATCCCGTTGATTCAACGTAGTCCGCTCGGCAACGCGATGGGCGCCGGATTGCTGCATCTGCGCCTGGCCCGTGAGGATAGATCGCCGAGTCTTGCAAGGCTTGCTGCTCCCACCCATAAAGTATCGAGCAAGGAGTTTTTGTCATGA
- the ttcA gene encoding tRNA 2-thiocytidine(32) synthetase TtcA, which translates to MSDTILSSQLSTIGDDVSSQQAVKQVAARQKHEFNKLHKRLRRQVGNAIIDYDMIREGDRVMVCLSGGKDSYTLLEILRNLQRNAPVDFSLVAVNLDQKQPGFPEHVLPEYLDGVGVEYHILERDTYSVVKEKTPEGKTTCALCSRLRRGSLYGFAEEIGATKIALGHHREDILETLFLNMFFGGSLKAMPPKLLSDDGKNIVIRPLAYCREADIAEFSRRMAFPIIPCNLCGSQPNLQRQVVKEMLNEWDAKHPGRLETMFKAVTNIAPSQLADRDLFDFHGLEEKRETLMANRISAFDLGREV; encoded by the coding sequence ATGTCAGATACGATTTTGTCCTCTCAGCTCTCGACCATCGGCGATGATGTATCAAGCCAGCAGGCCGTCAAACAGGTCGCTGCCCGACAAAAACACGAATTCAACAAGCTGCACAAGCGTCTGCGTCGGCAGGTGGGCAATGCCATCATCGACTATGACATGATTCGAGAAGGTGACCGGGTCATGGTGTGTCTTTCCGGGGGCAAGGATTCCTACACGCTACTCGAGATTCTGCGCAATCTGCAGCGCAACGCACCGGTGGACTTTTCTCTGGTGGCGGTCAATCTCGATCAGAAGCAGCCTGGGTTTCCCGAGCACGTGCTGCCGGAATACCTGGACGGCGTCGGCGTGGAATATCATATCCTGGAGCGGGATACCTACTCCGTGGTCAAGGAAAAGACGCCGGAAGGCAAGACCACCTGTGCTCTCTGTTCCCGGCTGCGTCGAGGCTCATTGTATGGCTTCGCCGAGGAAATCGGTGCCACCAAGATCGCCCTGGGTCACCACCGGGAGGACATTCTCGAAACCCTGTTTCTCAACATGTTCTTTGGCGGCTCTCTGAAGGCAATGCCGCCAAAGCTGCTTTCTGACGATGGCAAGAATATCGTCATTCGGCCTCTGGCCTACTGTCGCGAGGCAGATATCGCCGAGTTCTCTCGCCGGATGGCCTTTCCGATCATTCCCTGCAACCTGTGCGGCTCCCAGCCCAACCTGCAGCGCCAGGTAGTCAAGGAAATGCTCAACGAATGGGACGCCAAACATCCCGGGCGGCTGGAAACCATGTTCAAGGCGGTGACCAATATCGCTCCCTCGCAGCTCGCCGATCGGGATCTGTTCGATTTCCATGGGCTGGAGGAAAAGCGCGAGACGCTGATGGCCAACCGTATCTCCGCCTTTGATCTGGGTCGAGAGGTTTGA
- the fnr gene encoding fumarate/nitrate reduction transcriptional regulator Fnr — MADTALATHRSRLLETRCQTCSLSSLCLPLALELDDIDRFDAIVRRRAPLKKGEALVRQHAPFSNVFAVRSGSLKQVSSESGGDDQLTNFYLPSELVGLDGIDEERYPGNIIALETTTVCEIPFDRLDALSERIPGLRTQLFRSMSKEIRDDRQMLRLLSRKTADERLASFLSSLSARFRRRGYSAYSFRLSMSRADIGNYLGLAVETVSRILGRFQEQQLVAVSGREVNILDLEALEALSEGEVHG, encoded by the coding sequence ATGGCGGACACCGCTCTTGCCACGCACCGCTCTCGTCTACTTGAGACTCGCTGTCAGACCTGCAGTCTGAGTTCCCTCTGCCTACCCCTGGCCCTGGAACTGGACGACATCGATCGCTTCGATGCCATCGTCAGACGACGCGCGCCGCTCAAGAAAGGTGAAGCCCTGGTACGCCAGCATGCTCCATTCTCAAACGTTTTCGCGGTACGCTCCGGCAGTCTCAAGCAAGTGTCCAGTGAAAGCGGCGGCGACGATCAGCTCACCAACTTCTACCTGCCGAGCGAACTGGTGGGGCTGGATGGTATCGACGAAGAGCGTTACCCGGGCAATATCATTGCTCTGGAAACCACGACCGTATGTGAAATTCCTTTTGACCGGCTCGATGCCCTGTCCGAGCGTATCCCGGGCCTTCGTACCCAGCTGTTTCGCAGCATGAGCAAGGAAATACGCGACGATCGCCAGATGTTGCGTCTGCTGTCACGCAAGACCGCGGATGAACGGCTGGCGAGCTTTCTCTCCAGTCTTTCCGCCCGTTTCAGACGTCGCGGCTATTCCGCCTACAGTTTCCGGCTTTCCATGTCCCGCGCGGATATCGGCAACTATCTGGGGCTAGCGGTGGAAACCGTCAGTCGTATTCTGGGGCGCTTCCAAGAACAGCAACTGGTGGCGGTTTCCGGTCGTGAGGTCAATATTCTCGATCTCGAAGCCCTGGAGGCCCTGTCGGAAGGTGAAGTCCATGGCTGA
- a CDS encoding sulfite exporter TauE/SafE family protein: MNPTGLDLPPLLAAFVFGLLGGAHCIGMCGGIMSALTFAVPPSMRHPARLGGLLLGYNLGRIASYMIAGALVAGLGTLLGGLTLEIRLALQVFAAIMLILMALYIANWWRGLLKIEALGRRLWKYLEPLGRSLMPVVKVPQAVALGAVWGWLPCGLVYSMLTWSLAIAEPWRGAALMGAFGLGTLPALLATGLAARRLSQLIRHPATCSLAALLIIAFALWQLWEVTGMLATKGHHAMT, encoded by the coding sequence ATGAATCCTACCGGACTCGATCTCCCACCGCTGCTGGCAGCCTTTGTTTTTGGCCTGCTCGGCGGCGCGCACTGCATCGGCATGTGCGGTGGCATCATGAGCGCCCTGACTTTCGCGGTTCCTCCCAGCATGCGCCATCCGGCAAGGCTGGGCGGTCTGCTGCTGGGCTACAATCTGGGGCGCATCGCGAGCTACATGATCGCCGGCGCCCTGGTGGCCGGGCTCGGCACCCTGCTTGGCGGCCTGACTCTGGAAATACGCCTGGCGCTGCAGGTGTTCGCCGCCATCATGCTGATCCTGATGGCGCTGTATATCGCCAACTGGTGGAGGGGGCTGCTCAAGATCGAGGCCCTGGGCCGTCGCCTGTGGAAATACCTGGAACCCTTGGGACGGAGCCTGATGCCGGTGGTCAAGGTGCCCCAGGCCGTGGCGCTGGGGGCGGTCTGGGGCTGGCTGCCCTGCGGGCTGGTCTATTCCATGCTGACCTGGAGCCTGGCCATCGCCGAGCCGTGGCGCGGCGCCGCGCTGATGGGCGCCTTCGGCCTGGGTACCCTGCCCGCCCTGCTGGCCACCGGGCTCGCCGCTCGCCGTCTGAGCCAGCTTATTCGCCATCCGGCTACCTGCAGCCTGGCGGCACTATTGATCATCGCCTTTGCCCTGTGGCAGCTCTGGGAAGTCACCGGCATGCTAGCGACAAAAGGTCATCATGCAATGACTTGA
- the ccoS gene encoding cbb3-type cytochrome oxidase assembly protein CcoS has translation MSILYLLIPLSLILLSLAVWAFFWAVKHDQFEDLEGPAHQILFDDEEQDFTEEERLRRADARRQTKDSNVKRDD, from the coding sequence ATGAGCATTCTCTATCTATTGATTCCACTTTCCTTGATCCTGCTGAGCCTGGCGGTCTGGGCATTCTTCTGGGCGGTCAAGCATGACCAGTTCGAAGACTTGGAAGGCCCGGCCCACCAGATTCTTTTCGATGATGAGGAGCAGGACTTCACCGAAGAGGAACGCCTGCGCCGCGCCGACGCGCGCCGCCAGACGAAAGATTCCAACGTGAAGCGCGACGATTGA
- a CDS encoding heavy metal translocating P-type ATPase, translating to MNELREPVSQCRECYHCGYPVPENAPWKIRLEDGEHPLCCPGCEAVAHAIVEGGLASYYRFRTQLPERPEDMDAARIDTWTVYDDPDLQQEFVHQQDDGNIVTLAVEGITCAACAWLIEHRLNALAGVASSAVNLTHHRLRVAWDPQQLALSRILAELAAIGYPAQPYEPDQVQARLKHDERMAIRRLIVAAVAMMQVMMFSIPMYMSEPGEISPGFIALFHWLSFALATPVVLFSALPFFRNAWRDLKTRTLGMDVPVSLAIGGAYLASGYAVIGGHGETYFDSVAMFTFFLLFGRYIEMRARRRNGQSGNALIKALPMSALRLEEDGRERAIPSNRLAPEDRILVKPGHSVPADGIIEEGRSSLDEAMLTGEPTPVPRGPGERVTGGSHNVESPLIVRVTHAGAQSRAAGILDLSDRAFSSRPRIADLASRTAHYFVIALLLISTLVAIAWSQIDPSRVLWVTLSLLVVTCPCALALATPTALTAGHGQLRRRGVLITRAHAIETLAQLDRVIFDKTGTLTQGRMTLDATHALAGLSVDQARSLAAALEAHSEHPIARAFHPYRQPQYKASQVVSRPGLGLEGYLDGRRWRLGKPDFAAPARSVSPPDDGTWLLLAEEGTPRAWFSLRDALRDDADITVDALKAMGLKVELLSGDGEAKVAALARELGIAQWRAGASPEDKLSRIKTLQAAGEKVAMVGDGINDVPVLAGADVAIAMNGATDLARTSADAVLLSPHLSRVAEAIELSRATRRVIRQNLVWALCYNLIALPLAACGLIPPWAAALGMSASSLIVVGNALRLGRGRTTRPVHPGVSTSVEPA from the coding sequence TGCTGTCCGGGCTGTGAGGCGGTCGCCCATGCCATCGTCGAGGGTGGACTGGCCAGTTATTATCGTTTTCGCACCCAGCTTCCGGAACGCCCGGAGGATATGGACGCGGCGCGAATCGACACCTGGACGGTATACGACGACCCGGACCTGCAACAGGAGTTCGTTCACCAGCAGGATGACGGCAATATTGTCACCCTGGCAGTGGAAGGCATCACCTGCGCCGCCTGCGCCTGGCTGATCGAGCATCGTCTCAACGCTCTTGCCGGTGTCGCTTCCAGCGCGGTCAATCTGACTCATCACCGCCTGCGAGTGGCCTGGGATCCACAGCAGCTCGCCCTGTCACGGATCCTCGCGGAACTGGCGGCGATCGGCTATCCCGCCCAGCCCTATGAGCCAGATCAGGTCCAGGCACGTCTCAAGCACGACGAGCGCATGGCCATCCGCCGCCTGATCGTCGCTGCGGTGGCGATGATGCAGGTCATGATGTTCTCCATCCCCATGTACATGAGCGAACCCGGGGAGATATCGCCGGGCTTCATTGCCCTGTTCCACTGGTTGTCTTTCGCTCTGGCGACCCCGGTGGTGCTGTTTTCCGCCCTGCCCTTTTTTCGCAACGCCTGGCGCGATCTGAAAACGCGCACGCTTGGCATGGATGTGCCGGTGTCGCTGGCCATTGGTGGCGCCTACCTGGCCAGCGGCTACGCGGTGATTGGCGGCCATGGCGAGACCTACTTCGACTCCGTAGCGATGTTCACCTTCTTTCTGCTGTTCGGACGCTATATCGAAATGCGCGCCAGACGCCGCAACGGCCAGAGCGGTAATGCTCTGATCAAGGCCTTACCCATGTCCGCCCTGCGGCTGGAAGAAGACGGTCGAGAACGCGCAATTCCATCCAATCGACTCGCTCCCGAGGATCGGATTCTGGTCAAGCCGGGTCACAGCGTTCCTGCGGATGGCATCATCGAGGAGGGTCGGTCGAGTCTCGACGAGGCCATGCTGACCGGCGAGCCGACCCCGGTGCCGCGAGGGCCCGGTGAGCGGGTCACCGGCGGAAGCCACAATGTAGAGAGTCCGCTGATCGTTCGCGTGACCCATGCGGGGGCGCAGTCCCGGGCCGCGGGCATTCTCGATCTGTCGGATCGCGCCTTCAGCAGTCGTCCGCGGATTGCCGACCTGGCATCGCGAACCGCCCATTACTTCGTCATCGCGCTGCTGCTGATAAGTACCTTGGTGGCGATAGCCTGGAGTCAGATCGACCCGTCTCGGGTCCTCTGGGTCACGCTGTCCCTGCTGGTGGTGACCTGCCCCTGCGCCTTGGCCCTGGCCACTCCCACCGCCTTGACCGCCGGTCATGGCCAGCTGCGCCGCCGCGGCGTGCTGATCACTCGGGCGCATGCTATCGAAACCCTGGCCCAGCTTGATCGCGTGATCTTCGACAAGACCGGCACCTTGACCCAGGGTCGCATGACCCTGGACGCGACCCACGCCCTGGCAGGCTTGAGTGTGGATCAGGCCCGCAGCCTGGCGGCGGCGCTCGAGGCCCACTCGGAGCATCCTATCGCCCGGGCCTTTCATCCTTATCGCCAGCCACAGTACAAGGCGAGCCAGGTCGTCAGCCGCCCCGGCCTGGGGCTGGAAGGCTATCTGGACGGCCGGCGCTGGCGACTCGGCAAGCCGGATTTCGCCGCGCCGGCGCGCAGCGTTTCTCCACCGGACGACGGCACCTGGCTGCTGCTGGCAGAGGAAGGCACACCCCGGGCCTGGTTCAGCCTGCGAGACGCCTTGCGTGACGATGCCGATATAACCGTGGACGCGCTCAAGGCAATGGGGCTGAAAGTCGAGCTGCTTTCCGGTGACGGGGAAGCGAAGGTCGCAGCGCTCGCCCGGGAGCTCGGCATCGCTCAATGGCGCGCCGGCGCCAGCCCGGAGGACAAGCTCTCGCGCATCAAGACGCTACAGGCGGCGGGGGAAAAAGTCGCCATGGTCGGCGACGGCATCAACGACGTGCCGGTGCTCGCCGGAGCGGACGTGGCCATCGCCATGAACGGCGCCACGGACCTGGCCCGCACCAGCGCGGACGCAGTACTGTTGAGCCCGCATCTCAGCCGAGTTGCCGAGGCGATCGAGCTTAGTCGCGCCACCCGGCGCGTCATACGACAGAATCTGGTCTGGGCGCTTTGCTACAATCTGATCGCCCTGCCTCTGGCCGCCTGCGGCCTGATACCGCCCTGGGCAGCGGCCCTGGGCATGTCCGCCAGCTCGCTTATCGTGGTGGGCAACGCGCTGCGCTTGGGCCGTGGAAGGACGACGCGGCCTGTCCATCCAGGCGTCAGTACAAGCGTGGAGCCTGCATGA